Proteins from one Coffea arabica cultivar ET-39 chromosome 8c, Coffea Arabica ET-39 HiFi, whole genome shotgun sequence genomic window:
- the LOC113706460 gene encoding uncharacterized protein, whose product MASILTPRCFSHRLSPSFPRFHLPPSSHPSRRCPSLIRMEASSNGASDAKETAAPADPSSDSTNAAASNSESEDPLIQYVVLRRDLIDTWPLGSVVTQGCHASVAAIWSFKDDPHTLNYCNPSNLHAMRKVTLEVKGEAQIVNLSEKLNSSGIDHKLWIEQPENIPTCFATKPYPKSIVSSFFKKVKLCK is encoded by the exons ATGGCTTCTATACTAACTCCTCGATGTTTCTCACACAGACTCTCTCCTTCTTTTCCCCGCTTCCATCTTCCGCCATCATCCCATCCTTCTCGGCGCTGTCCGTCTCTCATCAGAATGGAGGCATCCTCCAACGGTGCTTCTGATGCCAAGGAGACCGCCGCTCCGGCGGACCCAAGCAGTGACTCCACCAACGCCGCCGCCAGCAATTCAGAGTCGGAAGACCCTTTGATTCAGTACGTGGTTCTCCGGAGGGACTTAATTGACACTTGGCCTTTAGGTAGTGTGGTTACACAGGGATGCCATGCCTCCGTCGCCGCGATTTGGTCCTTCAAAGACGACCCTCATACTCTCAACTACTGTAACCCCTCTAATCTCCACGCTATGCGCAAG GTTACTCTTGAAGTGAAGGGTGAAGCGCAGATTGTAAATTTGTCGGAGAAATTAAATTCTAGTGGTATTGATCATAAGCTGTGGATTGAACAACCTGAGAATATTCCAACTTGTTTTGCTACAAAGCCATATCCTAAATCTATTGTATCGTCATTTTTCAAAAAGGTGAAGCTGTGTAAGTGA
- the LOC113705232 gene encoding probable WRKY transcription factor 11, which produces MALDFIGISKINEQVALQEAASAGLKSMEQLIRLVSHQQQMDCRELADSTVSKFNRAMSSLNRTGHARFRRGPVNKPQNLGFQSSPVPSTSTSTSSQFHPCQDLNLSPAPVLAPEPAPAGVPSLGLTLQPQQMLTLDFTKPNLVAPISNQVDPKATNCEVVAKDSFSISPPMSTSVNSSSFMSSITGEGSVSNGKQGSSSMFLAPAPALSAGKPPIAGKRCREHDRHSDSASGKTSGSGRCHCKKRKSRVKTIVRVPAISSKIADIPPDEYSWRKYGQKPIKGSPFPRGYYKCSTVRGCPARKHVERATDDPTMLIVTYEGEHRHTQGAMQENSTTSAGSGGTLVVFESTGYKEQRD; this is translated from the exons ATGGCTTTAGATTTTATAGGAATTTCAAAAATTAACGAACAAGTTGCTCTGCAAGAAGCAGCGTCGGCCGGGTTAAAATCCATGGAGCAATTGATCCGACTTGTTTCACATCAGCAACAAATGGACTGCAGAGAGCTGGCCGACTCTACCGTCTCCAAGTTTAATAGAGCCATGTCAAGTCTGAATCGGACTGGTCACGCCCGGTTCAGGCGTGGACCGGTTAATAAACCGCAGAATTTGGGTTTTCAGTCCTCTCCGGTGCCTTCTACTTCTACTTCTACTTCCTCTCAGTTTCATCCTTGCCAGGACTTGAATCTCTCTCCGGCTCCGGTTCTAGCACCGGAACCGGCGCCGGCGGGGGTTCCATCTCTGGGGTTGACTCTTCAGCCACAACAGATGTTGACTCTTGATTTTACCAAGCCAAACTTGGTGGCTCCGATTTCGAATCAAGTCGACCCGAAAGCGACGAACTGTGAGGTGGTTGCTAAGGACAGTTTTAGCATATCGCCGCCGATGTCGACGTCAGTGAACTCGTCCTCGTTCATGTCGTCCATCACCGGCGAGGGAAGCGTGTCGAACGGTAAACAAGGTTCTTCGTCCATGTTCTTAGCTCCTGCTCCAGCACTTTCTGCCGGAAAGCCGCCTATCGCTGGCAAAAGGTGCCGTGAACATGATCGCCACTCCGACAGCGCCTCCGGCAAGACCTCCGGTTCCGGCAGATGTCATTGCAAGAAAAG GAAATCCAGGGTTAAGACGATTGTCAGAGTCCCGGCGATTAGTTCAAAAATCGCCGATATTCCACCTGACGAGTACTCGTGGAGAAAGTACGGTCAGAAGCCGATCAAGGGCTCTCCCTTCCCACG GGGTTATTACAAGTGTAGTACTGTGAGAGGATGCCCAGCAAGAAAGCATGTGGAGAGGGCGACTGATGATCCAACGATGCTGATTGTGACTTATGAAGGGGAGCATCGTCATACGCAAGGCGCGATGCAGGAGAATAGTACCACTAGTGCTGGAAGTGGCGGCACTTTAGTGGTATTCGAGTCAACTGGATATAAAGAACAGAGAGATTAA